The Rhopalosiphum maidis isolate BTI-1 chromosome 4, ASM367621v3, whole genome shotgun sequence region TACTCCAATGAAGGGTAGATCCGTGATGCGGTTTTACGCAATTTCCGGAAAACTTGGTTGCCTCTAAACTTCAGCCCTACCACATACCggtattgaaaatgttaagacGGTAAAGAGGTACGCAGAAAGTTCGTTAATTACCTACTTACATAGCGCAGATGTTTTGATCATAAAGTTCTTGTTCCATATCACCGGAACGTGTTTGTAATGTTTAATCACTCGCCtttgaatcaataaaatataatttgaacgaaactaacaaatttattatttcacaaaaatatgtaccatatacctacctaaaaatgaatattgaacaaaataaatatgtgacTATTCTAAATAgttcaactataataataaaggcacaattgtttaattgtttcttacaaaattaaatagtctTTGTGATACGTTTAGTCATCTAAATAAAGCAAACGctatacatttacaataatttatggaCAACGATTGAATACTACAAAcagtataaatacctaataaaattttaattctaaaaaattgtactttttGTGATCCTTGGATTTTCAAATAAAGACCtacaaagattaaaaatacttaaatagtaaattgagTACGAGTATAGCATGtaacgtaaatatttatgcaataaaataagaaaaaaaatcacattttttttatctatagtttaacatttatgaaaacgttcaacgtataaaataattttgagttattttaaaacatattatatattacaatcatattaaatgatatatttccaataattttaagttgtttatataattaaattacaaggcagcatctaataaatatgttaaagttTCTCTGATAAACTTTTGTGACATTGGACAAGAGTTGTCTAATTGCCTTTGCAACATAATAGTCAatagtttgaatttattttattgtgaacATAGTTTAACGATAATTAttccattaattaataatttatagtttatcaatGTCGATTgagattagttattttaatataagcatACACGTACAGTTTATAGAATATaccattaatattgttttaattttgcgCATTTTGCATAGTTTAACAGTCATCCAGATAATATTCGACTTTATTGGGCACAAATAATTTGTAGCGTTACTTTGGTTTATTAGCACCCACCCTTttgatatttagattaattcgtattatacacatttaccCTTTTGAATAGTGACTACAACTATTTTCATCTTACTAATAGCACCCCATAATTCAAAAGTCTAGTCAGTCCACTTCTACACAGTTTTACACacgtattttttcaatatataaagcTAATTAGTATGAAGTTTAAGCTTATTATATcgtatgcattaaaaaaaaagtatatgcaTACATGTTTATTTGGAAAACGGTATACCTacgctttaaataataattaaactaacccttaaaaatatatggaatatttaatatgccctttctatttttaacaagTAACAATAACCCCCTTTGCTGGTTAAAATGCAATTACTGTAatccatatttattaaattaaaattcataaataattaattaaatgaggTATTATCTATGGGCAACTACACTCAGTCAcgcttattattgttgtttattattataaattacttatagtaccacattattgattattgtacacgttattttattttacatttttaataaaaaaaataatattaaactttcttTTCTATCACTGGATGGCCTTCTTCTCATACTGTGAAAATGTGTACTAAATAATTGTCATATactcatgtataataatattattgtgtgaaTCTAACACAGATCGTAAATAtctctttgtataatatatttatgtgtataatatactaaatattaaatacctagttAATTTAACTTAGGGGAAGTTAGATATAAATAGAGTAATCAATCCAGACTATGTCCTAATATATTTACCAAACAATAtcaacaaacatttttctaaaagtaGCAttccacatattattatagattaatcTCCTTGTTATATAACTCGGACGTCAGTTAAAGTTGACAACAATCTGCTAATGGCATGTTTTGAACTACTAATTCACAAGCTCACAGCTTAGTTTGAAATTAGTtgtgttgttataatttactaccaaaaattatataatacagataaatgtaggcattttatttgttttaaaaacaatgtatattataatttatttaattgcattataatttaatattttcaaaagtactattaattattatatcaaatatattttaatacctatatagaaattatttttaaataataactacgtCCGTTCAGAAATTgaactgttttaaaataatataatattcaaaaatgtctaaacactattatatcactataaaatattttgatgtatatgatgtatttatagCTTACTAAGTTTACaccatcttataatataagacaCTTAAAACAACTACAGACTATAGTAATCACTaattagtacatattttatcgttataggtaatttactttattctatttatattctatttagttatttaagtaaaaccgATAAAATATACCGATTAATAttcaacacaaaaataaaaaaatccaaacgttttaaaattcaacaaaGAAACTAttgagtataaaaaatgttttaattctcATTCAGTTATCTAtcgtatttcttattattgctATCCCATGTACCTATCTAATGTACACATTTCtcataaaacttttatgtGGAAAAATTGAAAGgtgcctaaatattatttgttcgcTTCGAAACGAGGAAAAAGCACTTAGTTTTATTACTTTTCTTTTCATTTTCCTGCTCGTGTGGCTTAGTCGCTTAGATATTTGACCAaagaaaacttattattatactaacaaGTTCAATAAGTCAAAAGGGATTGTTTTAAGGTTTTCAAACAAAAGCAACAATACGAATTAAATCCTAGAAGGGGATTCCTTAATGGCGtgccgataattttcaaacttgGTGTGCAACTGACGTACGAATCGATTGTGTAAACCTAATCttctattttagtatataatacaaccagtgtttaattttttattacaacaatacaTTGTGTAAGTGACACTGACAACagtctttatttaaatatattttattttcatattttatctcAATCacatttagcattaattaaataaggttatgtaacatttttttatttttaaaagtttacatttacaattttggtttatttttttcaaaaggattttataggtataattaataaataatttctattgcataattttaattctttatcaTGCAAGAATGCATACTATGTTTAAAACTCATAATACTAAGCACAGATGTAAATTAACTGAAAtccttttatgttataaaagtttaattttatagttaatataaaaacgtttatgttataatattataaaacgttctttatcataatatttttaaattttatagtattttctaGGTAATACATTCATCATACTTTTCTCTCGTCATTGTTGCCTACTCTCGCTTTTCTTCTACTTTCAATGACGTGacatgttaaaaaattgtcagaatctataattttaacctCACACCGGTCCACTACAATagctatacccttaaaaattACTCGCGGGTGCACAAACAAAAAGAAGTACTCGTAGGCGATTGCCTCTCAATACCCCTTTTTTATGtctctattataatacatttttgtagtatatttaattatctataacactattatattatcaaattacttATTGTCATTGAATTTTATCAGTTTGTGATTATCGTAACAGCCTAgccgtaatttttattttaaacaaaatctattattataacttatagtaataaaaaagacacttttttaacaactcttatataaattgtttatttttaaaagaagcaATATATACCAAGTTACAAGATAGATATTGAcatgtttaaatgtaaaataatatcattacgtTAACGATACGACTAAAACCCTTCTACATATGCAATTCAATTATCACTCATTTTATATAGAGGTACTCGTATACTATTGATgtacgatttattattatacatttaattaatacatacatggttattaataattattaatttaactatgtaCGATTAAATTATCGACTAATATAATgaccttatattaaaatgattacatatttatacaaattattacctGCGGTTGGGATAATTTCACATACGTTAGGGACTTACGGTACAGCGTACACAGCATGCAGTTTGGCGATGGTTACATGAATACTTTGTATTAGCTGTTATAAAGGCTGCCATAATTttggttataaattttaacgcAGCCCATGCTATAAAGAGAGAAAACGAACGGTTCGATAAAAGGGCTGTTTCTCCCTCGTTTGTCCTTCCGTCTTGTTACACCCCTCAGCACTATTCATTTACCCCACAGCACCTTCTACGGGATATCCTTTTGAATCCCACTTTGAACTAAGGTACACATGCACATAGTGAGTTTCTATACATCCGATACGTTCAAAGTGgctaaaaatgaacaaaatcGAACATTTCCTTACTCGTTCACTATCTTTCTTTCATGGTTTTTCCTATTTTATCTTTGTTTCTTTGGATTCCCTCcaaaaagaattaaatatttttgtcagaGTAAACGCAACACCAACACCAAGGTATCATCACTACTGCTATAGTACCACTGCTATCatgtatttagtaattttccACTTAAGAATGGATTATGTAACGAcggaatatatacaattaggTTTATAGATGATTTATAAAAGATTTGttaaattccaaatttttaaacatgaaataacttattattgatCAATAAGTATTAGTTAGGAAATACTGTAAtactgttattgtttttacttacTATATGCGCAATCTAAAAACGATTGCCTAAGTTATAATTCataccatttttaaaataattaaatatctatgttatttttcagcataattcaattttataattttataataatagatatatcgttacattatactataaagaACAATGACAAATAGTatggaatttaatatattatacattataattacatttatatattaaaaataattgtttttccaacttttcaaaatttaaatggatgacgaaaaaaatgaaatttaatcaGAATAAAATGGCAAAATGTTAAGATAGAATAACATGTTGGCTATCGTAACAacggtaataaattaaatatagtataggcATAAAGTTCATTATAtagacaaatttaattttcatggaAAGTATTAGGTGGTATAGATAGATTAAGTTGTTGCATTTGTTCAATagacattaaatttaagaaatgaaaaatgttttattaaaaaaaaacattccatgttttttattcaacCGTGGTCTTAGTCTTAGAACAAtgtaagaattttatttttaatactgccAGATTTTAGAAGCGGattccattttatttgatttttctaagTAACATATTTTGGGATAGTAAAAGTGTTTCTAAAGTTTCAAATAGCTCGCTCTTGTATCAATTTACAAATGACTGCAAagagatcatttttttttttttatacatttttaagaagtTTTTCAATCCTGAATGTTTTTTCGTAAGTCATATTTGATCGGTTTTCATCTGGAGTTacatttcataaatcatagtatatatttataaccacAATAAACCTTCATTCATTGGTAACGATTTATTACATAGAAGACGTCTTGTAATcgtaacaaaacaaaatgtgtttttatttttataacaattttaagtgTTAAGTGTTAAAATTGCAACTCGTgcttatatttaactaatataattattcctaaaaagttatgatttaaaattcttatgtTAACTAATAcgaattaattagtattttttttccgacACATGTGAGTCAGAAAATTATtacgttaaaatgtattaaaatataaatcaagaatttaaaaacaaaaaaattgtcgaaacaataaaaattaataaatgaaaaaaaaattaacttataagttataagtgatgatagtataaaatgacaagtttcatttttgttttaaaacgttttcggtataatttactatagttATAGATTGATACAGCATtccttaatattaatatattttaaattttttttcatattatattcctaaataaagtttattatataagttcatATGTTTTCTGTAGTAATACtgcaaaaatgtatcattattcgaagattaaaaaattctacttgcaataataataaaaaagtttacaaTGATTTAATTCACAAGTAGTGCGTATTTGCAtcactaaaacaaaaaacacgaTCAGTGAagcagaatttaaaaatgaaagcatgtatttaaatacggATAAAGACAACGAGTTGCATTAAAATGAAAAGGAATAATGTAGGCACAAACTGCATTTATTGCAGATTTGCCTTACGTCCGTCCCTGCAATCATCctaaaccattttaaaatgtagcttaacgtttaactattttattgtatgatataatagtactattatatatttataataaaaataatacttttttggatagaaaattgaatctagtttGTACCTTAGTGAGGTTAAAACGTTGACCTAATTATTAGCGTTAGTTGATTTTCGACTAActtttgttatgtttaaaaatggtgaatttaacattttgtttatagtattttttagagttgattccaatattttttcatgaaaagTATATGAAAGAATATCTATgacttatttattgtaataagtatgttttatgtatatacctaagtcaaatacaactatattactatagtttCGATACATTTACTAGGTAGTAAATTGATagtgacaatttatttaattataaattattagttaatttttagaacttaTCAGAGGTAATTGATTAGAATAAAGCGTAGTACTGTTGTCTGAGCCGGTTTAGGTAAACCCgacatacaatattaacttggatattttaataaataattattcaataattaaaacgtgATCAAGCGGCGTTATATATAGGCAATTCGGCTACATCACTGTAGTCACCGTGTACATATTGtagtaaattagtttatattagaataaatcatAGATGAAAATACATAGTAATTTACTTAACATGCTATACTTAAGAAAAATCTAAACTTTCAATTATACTTAAAGACTATATTTTCGAATACTTGAgaattgagattttttttataccatttaaaaaatgtcccGTGGTGAtacaaacttttgtttttatacgagaatcaacttttttactttaaactttaaagtattcagtagatattttttttgaatatttttttatatctaaataaaaattcaaacgaaTGGTTTCCAACTTATTAAACTTTGAGTTGCTACTAAGAATAATAGTCTGTTCCGAACATCCACCGATgactacataaaataaaaataacttttgtaaATTCGTCTAtccgtattatttttatttgttaacaatCGACaactattgataaaaattataaaatactaataaattaataagattattatagcTTAATTAACttcaaattcaattaaaaaccgAACAATGATGACTATCCTTTTTGTTTTATCGAATctataatctaatttttttcctaaatactaatgaataaatattacatataatatcacattattattacataataaattgtacactataacatgtatattgtttagtgTACAAGTACATCTATCAttctattattctaaatacCTAATGTTATATAACTAGGAAACTATATTGATTGAAATTTTGGTATAAATTCATCAAAGTTAtgaacaaacaattttaaataaaaaaggggtagttctcatttgaaaagtatgtaaaaaaaaataatttaaatcgtatGGCTTTCTAATAACTTTACCTGATTTTCATAGGGTCGTTTAAGAtactaattgaataaaaaaaaatattgctgtCACTTTgagttaaaatcatttttgaaacgattcgaaataatattagagtTTGCGTTATACTAAACACGGAACGATGATTCTGTATCAGCAGTATAATCGTAAGGTTTGTTTACGCGTATCAGCTCGAAACGATCGGTTTtgattactttataatttgttttaacaataagacagcatattaaaattaaataattaaaaaaaaaataataaataaaaagcgtCATACTTTGATCGGTATCACTGAtcagatttaataatattttatattataaactataacaacactatatctatataatgtattgatgaaaaaaactactattgttttataacttaaaatagcaattatgtacctatattgtttttgagACTCATGATGACAAGCGCATTTTatcttgcatattatttttctactgGAACGTTGCaaagctttttttatttttcaaaagccCGTGGCATTTTGTTCGTCTCgcttttttctatattttactcTGGtggatgtatttttttcttttttaatatattgtctcGGTGTCTCTCCGACCTGCCGTCATCAATATTCATGAGAACCGGGTCATTCTCCCCTTGTCAACTTAAACGTCGGCCTTCATTGCAAACGTATTCATTCGCTCATTGATCTTgtctaaaacgttttttttctcTCCCTTTGGCGGCCACCGCCGCCAACGCCcctttgaatattaaaacttacaaCGTACATCTGTCTATACATGTATTCGCGGCACAAGAGCAGCACGCGTCTTCTGTCCCGGTGGAATTTTGCGGCATTGCactcgtaataaaataataaatctaaccGATAGCGGCAGTGTGGCGTCGATACGTCGGGTGGTATAATATTGAACTCgtcgtgataataataaactacaataagtatttttaaaagggTATGCGTAAACTGGGGCAGTTAAATAGCGATTTATCGATATATTGGAGCGTCCTCAACGAGGTCTGTCCACGAGTGTGTGCGGTGAAATATAATAGCATTACCGACATAACAAATTAGCGGTGTCAAACGAAACATGTCTACCCCTCATCCACAAAATACCGAATTTCGTCCCGTGGCATAATGTTTTTACCGACACTTATTACCTCACGTCGGGTGcacccatataatatttatgattcgaATTTCGTCAGTTgacaatgatattatgtgaTCGTTGTGCAacgtttaagatttaaaatgagTGTTATGACTCGGAATTAATTTATGGCTGTATTACATCCttctgtttataataaaaactccgTTCTGGAAAACTAACGAGTaaacatcaaatattaaatcgaTATTTGTCCCGGATTTCCAgcgcttataaatatttgacaagAGCTGCTTACggattaaatcatattttaacattaaaaatagtcTTCGGGAAATGCGCTCGTCTTCCGCTTATATATGGTTTAATTTAGCGGTCGCAAACTGTATGAAAACCCGctggttatattaatttcaccCGAAAACCCTGTCGGTTGTTATCGTGAAATTGgattaaatataagatttgGGAGAAATATGTTTCATAACGATTTACAACGCATACTGCATTATGTTTAGTcgttcgttattattatgataacaacAACTACTGTATACGACAAAAATGTGTCGGTCGTGGAAAACCACGCCGTAGGGCCGATCACGATATACGATTTTTATCGTATACAGTTgttgttatcataataataacgaacgACTACATACAGTGCGGTATGCGCATTTCCCGAGgactatttttaatgttaaaatatgatttgattTAATCCGTTAGCAGCTCTTGtcaaatatcgattttatattagatatgttTACTCATTAGGTTTCCAGAACggggtttttattaaaaacaaaaggaTGTAATACAGCCATAAACTACGATAAATCAATTCCGAGTCATAAGTCATAACACTCATATTAAATCTTAAACGTTGCACAACGATCACATAGTATCATTGTCAACTGACGAAATtcgaatcataaatattatatgggtgCACCAGACGTGAGGTGATAAGTgtcggtaaataataattataaaaacattatgccACGGGACGAAATCCGGTATTTTGTGGATGAGGGGTAGACATGTTTCGTTTGTCACCGCTAATTTGTTACGTCGGTAATGGTTTTATATTTCACCGCACACACTCGTTGGACAGACCTCGCCCCAACATATCGACAAATCGCTATTTGACTGCCCCAGTTTACGCATACCCTTTTACAAATACTTATTGTAGTTTATTGTTATCACGGCGAGTTGAACATTGTACGATCGTAACATCATTTGTCGACTGACGGTTCGTATCATAAATGCTATGATTAATATGATGATTGTTAGATATTATGTGGAAAATCGGCCCTACGGcgtgaaaaacaaaaacaaatgaataaaCGAAATGCCTCTTCACGAGAAAAATAACGGAATAAACGATTCGACCGTCGCGCGGTGTTTATGGGCCGCGGCGAAAACCGAAAGAGTGACCGCCGATAGCGATGTACAGGGCTGCGGCCGACCAGCAGACACCCGTGGACAGCAGCACGATGAACGCATAAAAATTGACGTTGGGCGCGTCCGCGGTCGTCCAGTCGCAGTCCAACTGTCGGTTGTCGCGACTAACGCCCGGGCCGACGCGGTCCGCTTCGGCTAGACGCCTGGCCACGAGCGTAACGCCCCACAGGGCCGGATACCATCGGTCCGTGGCCGGGGCCTTTACCAGTGGCAACACCACCTCGTCCAGCCATTGGCGCAGGGCGGTCCGGCGGACGCGCGCGCCGGCCGCCGTGGCCGTCACGAGGTAATCGAACAGTGTCTGGTGACAACCAGCGTCCCAGACGCTGTACAGCACCGGCCGCCCGGAACGCCACGGAACCACCAGCGAATGCGGTAGCGTGTCGTTGTCGAAAAACGGTACGGCGTCAGTGTAGACGTCGTCCGCGTCCGCGGCGCCTGCCGCCGCCTTCTTCGTCGGCCGCCACCGCCGCAGCAAACCGTACTGGCTGGCGTTCACGCCGCGGCAATGGCCAGCCGACTTGTCGTCGTCCCTGGGCCTAACTGTCGACCTTGGCCAGCCTGCGCGTCGCACAGTCGGCGCCACGTCCTCTTCCGACCGGTGGCCGCTCAGTGTTGGTCTGGCCCAACCTCGGCCGTCCGTGCCCAAAATGTGTCTGTGgacaataatttgtttgctCTGATCgtaaaatagcaataataataataatcatttacagATAAATACGCAACGAGACGGCGATAACAGATATCACGATTATCTGTATAGGTAGTAGTTGTACTCACCCAAAAACGTTTGATTTTAACTCTAATTCGTACGATATATTTCAcgtgttattatgtttttattaacaacgttttaaatacgtaataagataaaactatttaacttattatctGTTGTTGCCAtttgatttatacatattttataaatacaacagACTGTGCGATTTCGTGTTAAAccgaaaaatgtacaaaaacacTAAATTGTTACATTCATACACAcgtgtaaaaactaaaaaaaaaaaaggaaaagtaGACTATACagattagttaaattttaaataagacatttcaaaaatagtacGATCATGTAGTACTTCTATAAGTCGCTGTTATTTACACTTGAAATGCgcggtataaaatattttttaaaaatacagttattgagatcaaaaaaaatatatacggttgacctaatatttaaaatctattggtGTAAGTTAAAAGCCgtctaaaaataacaataaattaaaataaatcagttcgaaaaaattatcaattaaccGTCCAAAAATGTACATCCTCTTCTGCAAACTACGCGCTGTTCAGTGTTCAAAAGCATGCGTGTTACGGTTGTAATCGTGCGAGTTTAAGGAACGCGGGATCCTAGTCGTGTGTTGGAACGAGATcagatgtaaatattatggaaCGCTTTACGgagaaaaaatagaaattacaaGTACCTACCCACATTTAAGTGGTCGATCGAAGGTTCGGTTTCGTTACACATATTCACAGCCCGGTCGCGTGACCGACTTCTGTATTATTTACGCGTTCAacgttatatgatataatgttgtattacTTTAAAGGTCGAGAGTAAACTGCGGATcgaaaaacaatatacttaaGACTCGCTTGgcgcataatataaatgtactacAACTGTTATTAACAAGAAGTTTTCTACAGTAAAGGTCGTCGCCGCGTGTGTGtcctagttaataataataaaaaaagactcGACCGTCGTGCGTCGGCGCCAACGCATCAGCCAACTACCCAGATTATACGAAAGTTtcttcaattttgttttattacacATAGACAGTGGGTACATATACACCCCGGATATCTAGTTGTAGCTATGCTATTACATTTCCGTGATGATTTACGACGTTtgatctaattataatattttttttccagttcaaaatatatgaTCAAATGAGGTGTTAAATTTCCAAGTGACAAtttccataaataattttaaaattcaatctaAACATGCACATTTTCAAGTGTAGAACCTTTGAGAACCTTTACCATACCTATTAcatgatatgataatatagtgttaatataaaatatataccagtGACGTTATTTGGTGGTggggtaaaatatttatttttccctgtctgattttaaaaacagta contains the following coding sequences:
- the LOC113550585 gene encoding uncharacterized protein LOC113550585; this translates as MTSHVKNYEIRRCSRPVILYRAVVLVIVLQPIIADTGSSDVYGTTLYKLTDDRKMWTFDERIKLQCRMTVGSLVPGANFSDSTGEIFLVYFELIKIEAKKIVSSSVRKSAMIIVVDVLGGYLHANLLPRVKEQYYEGRAKYSTVKKLHELEKNIKHILGTDGRGWARPTLSGHRSEEDVAPTVRRAGWPRSTVRPRDDDKSAGHCRGVNASQYGLLRRWRPTKKAAAGAADADDVYTDAVPFFDNDTLPHSLVVPWRSGRPVLYSVWDAGCHQTLFDYLVTATAAGARVRRTALRQWLDEVVLPLVKAPATDRWYPALWGVTLVARRLAEADRVGPGVSRDNRQLDCDWTTADAPNVNFYAFIVLLSTGVCWSAAALYIAIGGHSFGFRRGP